Below is a window of Longimicrobium sp. DNA.
CCGAACGGCAGGTACGCGTGCCGGTGCCGCGCCGCCACCCGCTCGGGGAGGAAGCGGTCCGGGTCGAACGCCTCGGGGTGGTCCCAGAACCCTAGGTGCCGGTGCGTGGCGTACAGCAGGAGCAGCACCGTGGCCCCCGCCGGCACCCGGCGCCCGCCGACCACGTCGTCGCCCAGCGCCGAGCGCAGGATCCACCAGAAGGGCGGCAGCAGCCGCATCGACTCCTGCGCCACCCGCCGCGTGTACTCCAGCCGCACCAGCTCGTCGAAGGCGGGCTCCTCGCCCGCCACCTCGGTCTCCACCTCGAAGCGCAGCCGCGCCTCCGCCCGCGGGTTCGTCGCCAGCAGGTGCCACGTCCACGCCAGCGCGTCGGCCGTGGCCTCGTAGCCGCCGAAGAGCGTGGTGACCACCTCGTCGCGCAGCTGCCGCTCGCTCATGGGCGCCCCGTCCTCGCCCCGCGCGTCCAGCAGCATGGTGAGCAGGTCCCCGGGCCGCTCCCCGGCCGCCCTGCGCCCGGCCACCACGCGGGCGACGATCCCCTCCAGCTCCGCCAGCGCCGCCCGCGCGCGCCGCGCCCCGGGGAGCGGTAGCGCCTCGGGGAGGAAGAAGGTGTTGAAGCGCAGGGACATGTGCTCCAGCAGCACCCCGAACGCCGCCGCGATGCGGGCCACGTCGGCGTCGGTCACCCCGGCCGAGAACATGGTGCGGGCGATCACCTCCAGCGTCACCTGCATCATCTCGCGCACCAGCTCCACCGGCCGGCCCGCGCGCGCCTGGGCCTCCCAGCGGGCGATCTTCTTCCTCACCACCGCGGCCATGATCGGCACCAGCGCCGCCACCCGCTG
It encodes the following:
- a CDS encoding cytochrome P450 encodes the protein MTHTNAPPPPGVPLLKVLPRLLKDPPNVLTGLARGAGDGPLRLGAGPASVYVVTHPDHVQHVLVENNRNYWKGRLFNRASFVFGRGLVLNEGEHWLAQRRLMSPAFGHQRVAALVPIMAAVVRKKIARWEAQARAGRPVELVREMMQVTLEVIARTMFSAGVTDADVARIAAAFGVLLEHMSLRFNTFFLPEALPLPGARRARAALAELEGIVARVVAGRRAAGERPGDLLTMLLDARGEDGAPMSERQLRDEVVTTLFGGYEATADALAWTWHLLATNPRAEARLRFEVETEVAGEEPAFDELVRLEYTRRVAQESMRLLPPFWWILRSALGDDVVGGRRVPAGATVLLLLYATHRHLGFWDHPEAFDPDRFLPERVAARHRHAYLPFGAGQRACIGRHLAMLEIPLVLAMLARRFRLAPVPGRPVTVRALASLRARDGIWMRLERVERPSAVEVG